One genomic segment of Caldimonas brevitalea includes these proteins:
- a CDS encoding methyl-accepting chemotaxis protein has translation MLTSLRARILAIAVAIVVLALALNGATTYVLTHSHNEESKAQLLHSTSQGQVLAIREWVALKSKALVATAPALSAADPMPFLMQLQQSAGFDVAYVGFADKRAVFTDGSGLPADYDPTARPWYQQAVKAGKVVVTEPYLDAGTGKLVVTFAAPVMAGQQVQAVIAGDVALDSVIANVTAVHPTPASYAFLLNSAGQLIAHPDAKRTLGQVSEIAPALTPETLQALAEARQPLHTVVQGVHKLLYAEPVAGTDWRLVVALDEHEANAGLRSVMAITAFALVSVGCGAAAVMWIVTGSAFARLRQVRNAMRDIGSGSGDLTKRLPADGRDEVAQIAASFNVFADKMNEVLLRIRASSESVRLASGEIASGNQDLSSRTEQAAASLQQTASSVQQLNSAVHGSAQAARQANELAVSAAGVASEGGTLVSQVVATMEDIKQSSSRIADIIGVIDGIAFQTNILALNAAVEAARAGEQGRGFAVVASEVRSLAQRAAQAAKEIKTLIVTSVERVESGAGLVGNAGTTMTQIVDSVHRVAQIIGEISAASQEQSGGIGQVDTAVARLDHMTQQNAALVEQSSAAAASLREQANQLAEVVGMFRLTTT, from the coding sequence ATGCTCACCTCCTTGCGTGCCCGCATCCTCGCCATCGCCGTCGCCATCGTGGTGCTGGCGCTGGCCCTGAACGGGGCCACCACCTACGTGCTGACCCACTCTCACAACGAAGAATCCAAGGCCCAGCTGCTGCACTCCACGTCGCAAGGGCAGGTGCTGGCCATTCGCGAGTGGGTGGCGCTGAAGTCGAAAGCTTTGGTGGCGACCGCCCCTGCGCTGTCGGCCGCAGATCCGATGCCGTTTCTGATGCAGCTGCAGCAATCGGCCGGTTTCGACGTCGCCTACGTCGGGTTTGCCGACAAACGGGCGGTGTTCACCGACGGCAGCGGCCTGCCTGCCGACTACGACCCGACCGCCCGGCCCTGGTATCAGCAGGCCGTCAAGGCCGGCAAGGTGGTGGTCACCGAGCCGTATCTCGACGCCGGCACCGGCAAGCTGGTGGTGACCTTCGCCGCGCCGGTGATGGCCGGGCAGCAGGTGCAGGCCGTCATCGCGGGCGATGTCGCGCTCGACAGTGTGATCGCCAACGTCACGGCCGTGCATCCGACGCCGGCCAGCTATGCCTTTTTGCTCAACTCGGCCGGGCAGCTCATCGCCCATCCGGACGCGAAGCGCACGCTGGGCCAGGTCAGCGAGATCGCGCCGGCGTTGACGCCCGAAACCTTGCAGGCACTGGCCGAGGCCCGGCAGCCGCTGCACACCGTGGTGCAGGGGGTGCACAAGCTGCTCTACGCCGAACCGGTGGCCGGCACCGACTGGCGCCTGGTGGTGGCGCTCGACGAGCACGAGGCGAACGCCGGGCTGCGCAGCGTGATGGCCATCACCGCGTTTGCCCTGGTGAGCGTCGGTTGCGGGGCCGCGGCGGTGATGTGGATCGTCACCGGCAGCGCCTTCGCGCGGCTGCGGCAGGTGCGCAACGCGATGCGGGACATCGGCTCGGGCAGCGGCGACCTGACCAAGCGCCTGCCAGCCGACGGCCGCGACGAGGTGGCGCAGATCGCCGCGTCGTTCAACGTGTTCGCCGACAAGATGAATGAGGTGCTGCTGCGCATCCGGGCCAGCAGCGAGTCGGTGCGCCTGGCCAGCGGCGAGATCGCCTCCGGCAACCAGGACCTGTCGTCGCGCACCGAGCAGGCCGCCGCGAGCCTGCAGCAAACCGCGTCGTCGGTGCAGCAGCTGAATTCGGCGGTGCACGGCTCGGCGCAGGCCGCCCGGCAGGCCAACGAGCTGGCGGTGTCGGCTGCGGGCGTGGCGTCCGAGGGCGGCACGCTGGTGTCGCAGGTGGTGGCGACGATGGAGGACATCAAGCAGTCGTCCAGCCGCATTGCCGACATCATCGGCGTGATCGACGGCATCGCGTTCCAGACCAACATCCTGGCGCTCAATGCCGCGGTCGAAGCCGCCCGCGCAGGCGAGCAGGGGCGCGGCTTCGCGGTGGTGGCCAGTGAGGTGCGCAGCCTGGCGCAGCGCGCCGCCCAGGCGGCCAAGGAGATCAAGACGCTGATCGTCACCTCGGTCGAGCGGGTCGAATCGGGCGCCGGCCTGGTCGGCAACGCCGGCACCACGATGACGCAGATCGTCGACAGCGTGCACCGGGTGGCCCAGATCATCGGCGAGATCTCGGCGGCCAGCCAGGAGCAAAGCGGTGGCATCGGCCAGGTCGACACGGCGGTGGCCCGCCTCGACCACATGACGCAGCAGAACGCCGCGCTGGTCGAGCAGTCGAGCGCGGCGGCCGCCAGCCTGCGCGAGCAGGCGAACCAGCTGGCCGAGGTGGTCGGCATGTTCCGGCTGACCACGACCTGA
- the thiL gene encoding thiamine-phosphate kinase, with translation MGEFELIERYFSRPVSRAALGVGDDCALLAPRPGMQLAVSSDLLVEGRHFLSTVAPDRLGHKALAVNLSDLAACGAEPLAFTLSLSLPRADPEWLEGFAAGLFALADAHGCELVGGDTTRGPLVLNLTVFGEVPAGQALLRSGARAGDDLYVSGTLGDARLALEVFRGTLTVPSGDFERVRTAMERPTPRVALGQALRGIATGAVDLSDGLVGDLGHVLRRSGVGATLWADALPRSAALRALPLRWQHLCTLAGGDDYELLFSAPAAQRAAVQDAAARCGVGVTRIGQIDAEPGLRCVDAEGQALDLQVRAFDHFHSS, from the coding sequence CTGGGCGAATTCGAACTCATCGAGCGATATTTCTCGCGGCCGGTGTCGCGCGCCGCACTCGGGGTCGGCGACGATTGTGCGCTGCTGGCGCCGCGCCCGGGCATGCAACTGGCCGTCTCCAGCGACCTGCTGGTGGAAGGCCGGCACTTTCTGTCGACCGTCGCACCCGATCGCCTCGGCCACAAGGCGCTGGCGGTGAACCTGTCCGACCTGGCCGCCTGCGGCGCCGAGCCCCTGGCCTTCACGCTCAGCCTGTCGCTGCCGCGCGCCGATCCCGAATGGCTGGAAGGTTTTGCCGCCGGACTGTTCGCGCTGGCCGACGCCCACGGCTGCGAACTGGTCGGCGGCGACACGACGCGCGGCCCACTGGTCCTCAACCTGACGGTCTTCGGCGAGGTGCCGGCCGGCCAGGCCTTGCTGCGCAGCGGCGCCCGCGCCGGCGACGACCTCTATGTGAGCGGCACCCTCGGTGATGCCCGCTTGGCGCTCGAAGTGTTCCGCGGCACCCTGACCGTGCCGAGCGGCGATTTCGAGCGGGTGCGCACCGCGATGGAGCGGCCGACGCCACGGGTGGCGCTGGGCCAGGCGCTGCGCGGCATCGCGACGGGCGCGGTGGACTTGTCCGACGGCCTGGTCGGCGACCTCGGTCACGTGCTGCGCCGCTCGGGTGTCGGCGCCACGCTGTGGGCAGACGCCTTGCCGCGCAGCGCCGCGCTGCGCGCCTTGCCGCTGCGCTGGCAGCACCTGTGCACGCTGGCCGGCGGCGACGACTACGAATTGCTGTTCTCGGCGCCCGCCGCCCAGCGCGCCGCGGTACAGGACGCCGCCGCCCGCTGCGGTGTCGGCGTGACCCGCATCGGCCAGATCGACGCTGAGCCGGGCCTGCGCTGTGTCGATGCCGAGGGCCAGGCGCTGGATTTGCAGGTCCGGGCTTTCGATCACTTCCACAGCAGCTGA
- a CDS encoding phosphatidylglycerophosphatase A — translation MTLLRPSSFGPEVGGASAAPTVRFLWSHPAHAIALGFGSGLSPVAPGTVGTLWAWLSFVVLDLWLSEAQWAVVLPVALLVGWWACKVTAQHLRAADPGHIVWDEVVAFWLVLWLVTPGAASTEVRTVWVQLAAFLCFRFFDAAKPGPVRWADRRFKGEGWSGSFGILFDDLVAAFCTLLVFALWRAL, via the coding sequence ATGACCTTGTTACGCCCATCGTCGTTCGGGCCCGAGGTGGGCGGCGCTTCCGCCGCCCCCACGGTGCGTTTTCTCTGGTCGCATCCGGCCCACGCGATCGCGCTGGGCTTCGGCAGCGGGCTCAGCCCGGTGGCCCCGGGCACGGTCGGCACGCTGTGGGCCTGGCTCAGCTTCGTGGTGCTCGACCTGTGGCTGAGCGAGGCGCAATGGGCGGTGGTGCTGCCGGTCGCCCTGCTCGTCGGGTGGTGGGCGTGCAAGGTGACGGCGCAGCATTTGCGGGCCGCCGACCCCGGCCACATCGTCTGGGACGAGGTGGTGGCTTTCTGGCTGGTGCTGTGGCTGGTGACGCCGGGCGCCGCCAGCACCGAGGTCCGCACGGTCTGGGTCCAGCTGGCCGCCTTTTTGTGCTTCCGCTTTTTCGACGCCGCCAAGCCCGGCCCGGTGCGCTGGGCCGACCGCCGTTTCAAGGGCGAGGGCTGGAGCGGCAGCTTCGGCATTTTGTTCGACGATCTGGTCGCGGCCTTCTGCACCCTGCTCGTGTTTGCCCTGTGGCGGGCTTTGTGA
- a CDS encoding CinA family protein yields MMGPSASDAAAASVDTDTLATQLGLVLAARGLRLVTAESCTGGLIAGACTSVAGSSDWFERGYVTYSNEAKTELLGVPAEMIARHGAVSREVAMGMAMGALQHARAQVAVSVTGIAGPGGGSEAKPVGTVWFGFGRGDAPVSAECVRFKGDRREVRSGAVRHALARLLAIVSSD; encoded by the coding sequence ATGATGGGCCCTTCGGCATCTGATGCGGCGGCGGCGTCCGTCGACACCGACACGCTCGCGACCCAACTCGGCCTGGTCCTGGCCGCCCGCGGCCTGCGGCTGGTCACGGCCGAGTCGTGCACCGGCGGCCTGATCGCCGGCGCCTGCACGTCGGTGGCCGGCTCCAGCGACTGGTTCGAGCGGGGCTACGTCACCTATTCCAACGAGGCCAAGACCGAGCTGCTGGGCGTGCCGGCCGAGATGATTGCGCGCCACGGCGCGGTCAGCCGCGAGGTGGCGATGGGCATGGCGATGGGCGCCTTGCAGCATGCGCGCGCGCAGGTGGCGGTGTCGGTGACCGGCATCGCCGGCCCGGGCGGTGGCAGCGAGGCCAAGCCGGTCGGCACGGTGTGGTTCGGCTTCGGCCGCGGGGATGCGCCGGTTAGCGCCGAATGTGTGCGTTTCAAGGGCGATCGGCGTGAGGTGCGCAGCGGTGCGGTGCGCCACGCCTTGGCGCGTTTGTTGGCCATCGTCAGCAGCGACTGA
- the holA gene encoding DNA polymerase III subunit delta: MQLRLDQLAAHLQRELRPLYTLYGDEPLLVQEACDAIRAAARTAGHHERTVHHVVGAHFDWGELLGAAQALSLFADKRLIEIRIPGGKPGKEGSDALQRYCQHLGEDLVTIVMLPRLDKATQSSGWFAALDGAGVTVRIDPIERKQLPAWIAQRLAAQGQRVQGGEAGQRTLAFFADRVEGNLLAAHQEIQKLGLLYPAGELSFEQVEVAVLNVARYDVFKLSEAVLAGQVSRVLRMLDGLEAEGEAAVLVHWTLAEDIRALKRVKDAMLAGRPLPMALREQRIWGVKEKLFERVLPRLSDTSVDALLDAAQICDGLVKGLRHPQWPSDPWAALRRLALMTVEAVGTPQSPREAEGRWLALRA; this comes from the coding sequence ATGCAGTTGCGCCTGGATCAGCTCGCCGCCCACCTTCAACGTGAGCTGCGCCCGCTCTACACGCTTTACGGCGACGAGCCGCTGCTGGTGCAGGAAGCCTGCGATGCCATCCGTGCGGCCGCGCGCACCGCCGGGCACCATGAGCGCACCGTCCACCACGTGGTGGGCGCTCATTTCGATTGGGGCGAGTTGCTGGGGGCAGCGCAGGCCCTGAGTCTGTTCGCCGACAAGCGTCTGATCGAGATCCGCATCCCGGGCGGCAAGCCCGGCAAAGAGGGATCCGACGCGCTGCAGCGCTACTGCCAACATCTGGGCGAGGACCTGGTCACCATCGTGATGCTGCCGCGCCTGGACAAGGCCACCCAGTCGAGCGGCTGGTTCGCCGCGCTCGACGGCGCCGGCGTCACCGTGCGCATCGACCCGATCGAGCGCAAGCAGCTGCCGGCCTGGATCGCCCAGCGCCTGGCGGCGCAAGGGCAGCGCGTGCAGGGCGGCGAAGCGGGGCAGCGCACGCTGGCCTTCTTCGCAGACCGGGTGGAAGGCAACCTGCTCGCCGCCCACCAGGAGATCCAGAAGCTGGGCCTGCTCTACCCGGCGGGCGAGCTGAGCTTCGAACAGGTCGAGGTGGCGGTGCTGAACGTCGCACGCTACGACGTGTTCAAGTTGTCAGAGGCGGTGCTGGCCGGCCAGGTGAGCCGTGTGTTGCGCATGCTCGACGGCCTGGAAGCCGAGGGCGAGGCTGCGGTGCTGGTGCACTGGACCCTGGCCGAAGACATTCGGGCGCTCAAGCGCGTGAAAGACGCGATGCTCGCCGGGCGTCCGCTGCCGATGGCGCTGCGCGAACAGCGCATCTGGGGCGTCAAGGAGAAGCTGTTCGAGCGGGTGCTGCCGCGTCTGTCGGACACGAGTGTCGACGCTTTGCTCGATGCCGCCCAGATCTGCGACGGCCTCGTCAAAGGCCTGCGCCATCCGCAGTGGCCGTCCGACCCCTGGGCCGCCTTGCGCCGCTTGGCGTTGATGACGGTCGAAGCGGTCGGCACCCCACAAAGCCCGCGCGAGGCCGAAGGGCGCTGGCTGGCCCTGCGCGCCTGA
- the lptE gene encoding LPS assembly lipoprotein LptE has product MAARLSRRLWLSAVAAPLLLSACGFQLRGAPSFAFRSIQLGFSPRSELGIEVRRQLVAAPDMRVVEASKDAEVVLEVFEDSSDRYVTGKTSTGQVREIAVRARLRFRLRTPDGRELIPETLIQPNLVLSYNESAALAKESEEAEVLREMRQDITQQLMRRLAAAKL; this is encoded by the coding sequence GTGGCGGCCCGACTGTCGCGCCGCCTGTGGCTGAGTGCCGTGGCGGCCCCGCTGTTGCTGTCGGCCTGCGGCTTCCAGCTGCGCGGCGCACCGAGCTTCGCCTTCCGCAGCATCCAGCTCGGCTTCTCGCCGCGCTCCGAACTCGGCATCGAAGTGCGCCGCCAACTGGTCGCCGCGCCCGACATGCGTGTGGTGGAGGCGTCCAAGGATGCCGAGGTGGTACTCGAGGTATTCGAAGACAGCAGCGATCGCTACGTGACGGGCAAGACCTCGACCGGCCAGGTGCGCGAGATCGCCGTGCGTGCACGACTGCGCTTCAGGCTGCGGACCCCGGACGGGCGCGAGCTGATCCCCGAGACGCTGATCCAGCCGAACCTGGTGCTGAGCTACAACGAGAGCGCGGCGCTGGCCAAAGAGAGCGAAGAGGCCGAAGTGCTGCGCGAAATGCGCCAGGACATCACCCAGCAGCTGATGCGGCGGCTGGCGGCAGCGAAGTTGTGA
- the leuS gene encoding leucine--tRNA ligase, with translation MNTEHPNAYNPREVEPAAQADWRARDAYRVVEDRSKKKFYACSMLPYPSGKLHMGHVRNYTINDMLARHLRMNGYNVLMPMGWDAFGLPAENAALKNRVPPAQWTYDNIAYMKKQMQAMGLAIDWSREVATCDPSYYKWNQWLFLKMLEKGIAYRKTQVVNWDPVDQTVLANEQVIDGRGWRTGAPVEKREIPGYYLKITDYADELLDQVQHHLPGWPERVRLMQENWIGKSEGVRFAFRHDIRDAGGQLIQDGKLYVFTTRADTIMGVTFCAVAPEHPLAQHAAAGNAALAAFIEDCKKGGTTEAELALKEKEGQPTGLFVTHPLTGDQVEVWVGNYVLMSYGDGAVMGVPAHDERDFAFAKKYGLPIRQVVAVEGENYSTDAWAEWYADKQRGITINSGRYDGLRYKEAVDAIAAALAALGLGEKKTTWRLRDWGISRQRYWGTPIPIIHCHECGPVPVPEQDLPVVLPLDCVPDGSGNPLNKRADFLNVACPKCGKPAQRETDTMDTFVDSSWYFMRYCDPTNEQQMVAGGAQYWMPVDQYIGGIEHAILHLLYARFWTKVMRDLGLVTVDEPFTKLLTQGMVLNHIYSRRTDKGGVEYFWPQEVENQYDEHGKIVGAKLKQDGSPIDYGGVGTMSKSKNNGVDPQDLIDTYGADTARLFVMFASPPEQTLEWNDAGVEGAHRFLRRVWNYAQTHREQIGEVLPEGLAAELIYAAAPADVKKLRREVHKLLQQASYDYERMQYNTVVSACMKLLNTLEGFDAQQHPDRHYASWAVHEAVGILLRVLYPACPHLTHALWQQLGYTAQYGDLLDAPWPHVDEAALVQDEIELMLQVNGKLRGAVTVPASADKAAIEAAALASPDFVKFAEGKPVKKVVIVPGRLVNVVV, from the coding sequence ATGAACACCGAACATCCCAACGCCTACAACCCCCGCGAGGTCGAGCCGGCCGCACAAGCCGATTGGCGCGCGCGCGACGCCTACCGTGTCGTCGAGGACCGCAGCAAGAAGAAGTTCTACGCCTGCTCGATGCTGCCCTATCCCTCGGGCAAGCTGCACATGGGCCACGTGCGCAACTACACCATCAACGACATGTTGGCGCGCCATTTGCGGATGAACGGCTACAACGTGCTGATGCCGATGGGGTGGGACGCCTTCGGCCTGCCGGCCGAGAACGCCGCGCTGAAGAACCGCGTGCCGCCGGCGCAATGGACCTACGACAACATCGCCTACATGAAGAAGCAGATGCAGGCGATGGGCTTGGCGATCGACTGGTCGCGCGAGGTCGCCACCTGCGACCCGAGCTACTACAAGTGGAACCAGTGGCTGTTCCTGAAGATGCTCGAGAAGGGCATCGCCTACCGCAAGACCCAGGTGGTCAACTGGGACCCGGTCGACCAGACCGTGCTGGCCAACGAGCAGGTGATCGACGGCCGCGGCTGGCGCACCGGGGCACCGGTCGAAAAGCGCGAGATCCCCGGCTACTACCTCAAGATCACCGACTACGCGGACGAGTTGCTCGACCAGGTGCAGCACCACCTGCCGGGCTGGCCCGAGCGCGTGCGGCTGATGCAGGAGAACTGGATCGGCAAGAGCGAAGGCGTGCGCTTCGCCTTCCGGCACGACATCCGTGACGCCGGCGGCCAGCTGATCCAGGACGGCAAGCTCTACGTCTTCACGACCCGTGCCGACACCATCATGGGCGTGACCTTCTGCGCGGTCGCGCCCGAGCACCCGCTGGCCCAGCACGCCGCGGCCGGCAACGCGGCGCTGGCCGCCTTCATCGAAGACTGCAAGAAGGGCGGCACCACCGAAGCCGAGCTGGCGCTGAAGGAAAAGGAAGGCCAGCCGACCGGCCTGTTCGTCACCCATCCGCTGACCGGGGACCAGGTTGAGGTGTGGGTCGGCAACTACGTGCTGATGAGCTACGGTGACGGCGCGGTGATGGGCGTGCCCGCGCACGACGAGCGCGACTTCGCCTTCGCGAAGAAATACGGCCTGCCGATACGCCAGGTGGTGGCGGTCGAAGGCGAAAACTACTCGACCGACGCCTGGGCCGAGTGGTACGCCGACAAGCAGCGCGGCATCACGATCAACTCCGGCCGCTATGACGGCCTGCGCTACAAGGAAGCGGTCGACGCGATCGCCGCCGCCCTCGCGGCACTTGGCCTGGGCGAGAAGAAGACCACCTGGCGTTTGCGCGACTGGGGCATCAGCCGCCAGCGCTACTGGGGCACGCCCATCCCCATCATCCACTGCCACGAATGCGGCCCGGTGCCGGTACCCGAGCAGGACCTGCCGGTGGTGCTGCCGCTGGACTGCGTGCCCGACGGCAGCGGCAACCCGCTCAACAAGCGCGCCGACTTCCTCAACGTGGCCTGCCCCAAGTGCGGCAAGCCGGCGCAGCGTGAAACCGACACGATGGACACCTTCGTCGATTCGTCGTGGTACTTCATGCGCTATTGCGACCCGACCAACGAGCAGCAGATGGTGGCCGGCGGCGCGCAGTACTGGATGCCGGTCGACCAGTACATCGGCGGCATCGAACACGCCATCCTGCACCTGCTGTACGCGCGCTTCTGGACCAAGGTCATGCGCGACCTCGGCCTGGTCACGGTCGACGAGCCGTTCACCAAGTTGCTGACGCAGGGCATGGTCTTGAACCACATCTATTCGCGCCGCACCGACAAGGGTGGCGTCGAATATTTCTGGCCGCAGGAAGTCGAGAACCAGTACGACGAACACGGCAAGATCGTCGGCGCCAAGCTCAAGCAGGACGGCTCGCCCATCGACTACGGCGGCGTCGGCACCATGAGCAAGTCCAAGAACAACGGCGTCGACCCGCAGGACCTCATCGACACCTACGGCGCGGACACCGCCCGATTGTTCGTGATGTTCGCTTCGCCGCCGGAGCAGACGCTGGAGTGGAACGACGCCGGCGTCGAAGGCGCGCACCGCTTCCTGCGCCGCGTCTGGAACTACGCGCAGACCCACCGCGAGCAGATCGGCGAGGTGCTGCCGGAAGGCCTGGCCGCCGAGCTGATCTATGCCGCTGCGCCGGCCGACGTCAAGAAGCTGCGCCGCGAGGTGCACAAGCTGCTGCAGCAGGCCAGCTACGACTACGAGCGCATGCAGTACAACACCGTCGTGTCGGCCTGCATGAAGCTGCTGAACACGCTGGAAGGTTTCGACGCGCAGCAGCATCCCGACCGGCATTACGCCAGCTGGGCGGTGCACGAGGCCGTGGGCATCTTGTTGCGCGTGCTCTACCCGGCCTGCCCGCACCTGACGCATGCCCTGTGGCAGCAACTCGGCTACACGGCGCAGTACGGCGATTTGCTCGACGCCCCCTGGCCGCATGTGGACGAGGCCGCGCTGGTGCAAGACGAGATCGAGTTGATGCTGCAGGTCAACGGCAAGCTGCGTGGCGCCGTCACGGTGCCGGCGTCGGCCGACAAGGCGGCCATCGAGGCGGCGGCCCTCGCGTCGCCCGATTTCGTCAAGTTCGCCGAGGGCAAGCCGGTCAAGAAGGTCGTGATCGTGCCGGGCCGTCTCGTCAACGTGGTGGTCTGA
- a CDS encoding ExbD/TolR family protein, with the protein MAFGRLERSSGPAPISDINMTPLIDVMLVLLVIFMIAAPLMTGSLKLELPKSDAAAPGDAPRSLAVALDAAGKLYLDGAPLAPEALASRAAEAARRDPATEVQLQADRRVPYGQVVELIGTLQKAGLVRIAFVAEPEPAASR; encoded by the coding sequence ATGGCCTTCGGCCGCCTCGAGCGCAGCAGCGGCCCGGCGCCGATCAGCGACATCAACATGACACCGCTGATCGACGTGATGCTGGTGTTGCTGGTGATCTTCATGATCGCCGCACCGTTGATGACCGGCAGCCTCAAGCTCGAACTGCCCAAGAGCGACGCCGCCGCGCCAGGCGACGCCCCGCGTTCGCTCGCCGTCGCGCTGGACGCGGCCGGCAAGCTCTATCTCGACGGCGCGCCGCTGGCGCCCGAAGCGCTGGCCAGCCGCGCCGCCGAAGCCGCCCGGCGCGACCCCGCCACCGAGGTGCAGCTGCAGGCCGACCGCCGCGTGCCCTACGGGCAGGTGGTCGAGCTGATCGGCACGCTGCAAAAAGCCGGGCTGGTGCGCATCGCCTTCGTCGCCGAGCCCGAGCCGGCCGCCAGCCGCTGA
- a CDS encoding MotA/TolQ/ExbB proton channel family protein, whose protein sequence is MDSFDNFWLTGDAVARGVALLLLAMSIAGWVLIFWKTWLLRRVRRDIARGVPAFWASPDVGEAERRLAALDREAVLRPLLAAALHAPPPGTLEAGGRLDSQLTRRLRDALHAVLHQLQFGQVLLASIGSTAPFIGLFGTVWGIYHALIGIAGEGQIAIDKVSGPVGEALVMTAAGLAVAIPAVLAYNVFGKLVGACEAELEGFAHDLREMMCPGAGEAG, encoded by the coding sequence ATGGACTCCTTCGACAACTTCTGGCTGACCGGCGACGCGGTGGCCCGCGGCGTCGCGCTGCTGCTGCTGGCGATGTCGATCGCCGGCTGGGTGTTGATCTTCTGGAAAACCTGGCTGCTGCGCCGGGTGCGCCGCGACATCGCCCGCGGCGTGCCGGCGTTCTGGGCCTCGCCCGACGTCGGCGAGGCCGAGCGCCGCCTGGCCGCCCTCGACCGCGAAGCGGTGCTGCGCCCGCTGCTGGCCGCCGCGCTGCACGCGCCCCCGCCCGGCACGCTCGAAGCCGGCGGCCGGCTCGATTCGCAGCTGACCCGGCGTCTGCGCGACGCCTTGCACGCAGTGCTCCACCAGCTGCAGTTCGGCCAGGTGTTGCTGGCCTCGATCGGCAGCACCGCGCCCTTCATCGGCCTGTTCGGCACGGTCTGGGGCATCTACCACGCGCTGATCGGCATCGCCGGCGAAGGCCAGATCGCGATCGACAAGGTGTCGGGCCCGGTCGGCGAGGCGCTGGTGATGACCGCCGCAGGGCTGGCGGTGGCGATCCCCGCCGTGCTGGCCTACAACGTGTTCGGCAAGCTGGTGGGCGCCTGCGAAGCCGAGCTGGAAGGTTTTGCCCACGACCTGCGCGAAATGATGTGCCCCGGCGCGGGGGAGGCCGGCTGA
- the dapB gene encoding 4-hydroxy-tetrahydrodipicolinate reductase, producing the protein MNHRIAIAGCSGRMGRLLIETVLGAEDCELAGALDQPTSPAVGQDAGAFLGRNSGVAIASDLRTGLRDANYLIDFTRPEGTLAHLRLCRELGVKAVVGTTGFSDAQKAEIAEIARDVAIVMAPNMSVGVNVVLKLLDVAARALSQGYDIEIIEAHHRHKVDAPSGTALKMGEVVAEALGRDLKQCAVYGREGVTGERDPSTIGFATVRGGDIIGDHTVLFAGIGERIEVTHKSSSRATYAQGSLRAVRFLAGQAKGLFGMEHVLGMA; encoded by the coding sequence ATGAACCACCGCATTGCCATCGCCGGCTGTTCCGGCCGCATGGGTCGATTGCTGATCGAAACCGTGCTCGGCGCCGAAGACTGCGAACTCGCCGGCGCCCTCGACCAGCCCACCAGCCCGGCCGTCGGTCAGGACGCCGGCGCCTTCCTCGGGCGCAACAGCGGCGTGGCGATCGCCAGCGACCTGCGCACTGGTCTGCGCGACGCCAACTACCTGATCGACTTCACCCGGCCGGAAGGCACGCTGGCCCACCTGCGGTTGTGCCGGGAGCTGGGCGTCAAGGCGGTGGTCGGCACTACCGGCTTCAGCGACGCGCAAAAGGCCGAAATCGCCGAGATCGCGCGCGACGTGGCGATCGTGATGGCGCCCAACATGAGCGTCGGCGTGAACGTGGTGCTCAAGCTGCTCGACGTGGCGGCCCGCGCGCTGAGCCAGGGCTACGACATCGAAATCATCGAGGCACACCACCGCCACAAGGTCGACGCGCCGAGCGGCACGGCCCTGAAGATGGGCGAGGTGGTGGCCGAGGCGCTGGGACGCGACCTGAAGCAGTGCGCCGTCTACGGCCGCGAAGGCGTGACCGGCGAACGCGACCCCTCGACGATCGGCTTCGCCACCGTGCGCGGCGGCGACATCATCGGCGACCACACGGTGCTGTTTGCCGGCATCGGCGAGCGCATCGAGGTCACGCACAAGTCGTCGAGCCGCGCCACCTACGCCCAGGGCAGCCTGCGCGCCGTGCGCTTCCTGGCCGGCCAGGCAAAAGGCCTGTTCGGGATGGAACACGTGCTCGGCATGGCCTGA
- a CDS encoding outer membrane protein assembly factor BamE, translating to MYSIIRWGRLVGPLAAAAALCGCGSLQSSDNVLGFVTPYRIEVVQGNVVTREMAAAVKPGMSRAQVRDILGSPLLTDAFHTDRWDYIFTIRRSGAEPQRRVVTAHFQGEQLSRLEADDALPTEAQFVASIDTFKKRGKTPQLELTEQQLQALPTPTPKPQPGEAEPAPPPARTYPPLEP from the coding sequence ATGTATTCCATCATTCGTTGGGGCCGCTTGGTCGGCCCGCTGGCCGCAGCGGCCGCGCTTTGCGGCTGTGGGTCGCTGCAGTCGAGCGACAACGTTCTGGGCTTCGTCACGCCCTATCGCATCGAGGTCGTGCAAGGCAACGTCGTGACCCGCGAGATGGCCGCGGCCGTCAAGCCCGGAATGAGCCGTGCGCAGGTGCGCGACATCCTCGGGTCGCCGCTGCTCACCGACGCCTTCCACACCGACCGTTGGGACTACATCTTCACCATCCGCCGCAGTGGTGCAGAACCGCAGCGGCGTGTCGTGACGGCCCATTTCCAGGGTGAGCAACTGAGCCGGCTCGAAGCCGACGACGCGCTGCCCACCGAGGCCCAGTTCGTCGCGTCGATCGACACCTTCAAGAAGCGCGGCAAGACGCCGCAGCTCGAGTTGACCGAACAGCAGCTGCAGGCCTTGCCGACGCCGACGCCGAAGCCGCAGCCCGGCGAGGCCGAACCGGCACCGCCGCCGGCCCGCACCTACCCGCCGCTCGAACCCTGA